The Rubricoccus marinus nucleotide sequence CCCACGAGAGGTGGTGACGCTGGGAGTCGGCGGTGATTCGGGACATGGGGTGATGCGTACTGCGTAATGCGTGAGGGCGGCCTCTGGCGGGATCGGGGGCGCCTCTGGCGCCAGAGGCCGGTCCTGCCGCCAGAGGTCATGGGGTGGTCGTCCCCGGCGGCCTCTGGCGTACCCGGTACCTCGCACCCGGTACCCTTACACAGGAATCGACGCCAGCAGCAGCACGCCTGCCGTCAGCGCGGCGACGGCGTAGCTCGCGCGGTCGCGGAGCGCGTAGGCCACAGGCTCGTCTGGAAGATCGCCCCGGTGGGCGAGCATCCACATCCGCATCGTCCAGTAGGCGAGAAGCGGCGCGGCGAGCCAGAGGAGGCCCGGACGCGCGTAGAGCACGGCCACGTCGGGCGAGGTGACGTAGAGCGCGAAGACGAGCACGGCCATAAAGCCCGCCGCCGGACCGATCGCGCGGAGCATCGCGGCGTCCTCGATGGTGTAGCCGCGGCCGTTGTCGCGCGCGTCGACCTCGATTTCCAGAATGCGGAGTTCGGCGTAGCGCTTGAGCAACGCGAGGCCGAGGAAGAAGAAGAGCGAGAACGCCAGAAGCCACTCACTCACGGGGATGCCCGTGGCCGCGCCGCCCGCGAGCACGCGGAGCGCGTAGAGCGCGGCGAGCACGCACACGTCGACGATCACGACGCTTTTGAGCTTGAACGAGTACGCGAGCGTCGTCGCGAGGTACACACCCAGCGCGCCCACGAACGCCAGAGGCAGCAGCGCCCACGCGAGCGCGAAGCCCAGCCCCACGAGTGCCGGGCCGAACGCCCAGCCGAAGCCGGGCGTCAGCGCGCCAGAGGCGAACGGCCGGTGCCTCTTGGTGGGGTGCCGCGCGTCCTGCTCCTGATCGAGCAGGTCGTTGACCACATACGTGCCGCTGGCGACGAGCCCGAGGGCGAGAAACGCAATGGCGACCTCTCCGGCGACCTCCGGCGACAGGTTGTGCGCCAGCAAAGCGGGCAGCGCCACGAGCACGTTTTTCGACCACTGGTGCAGGCGCATCGCCTTTCTCGCCGCGCGAACGCGCCCCGCCCGAGCCTCTGGCGGGTGCCGGGAGGCGAGCGGTTCTGTCAACGCGTCGGACGGAGGGGCGGGATTCTGCAGGGCGTTGGGCGGTGAAGCGGCGTCAATCTAGCGTGGCGCCGCGCATACCTCTGGCGCCGAGAGGGAGGCGCGGACCTTCTTTCCCCAGGCCTTTCGCGGTCTCGCCAGAGGCCCGGCGCGATCTTGGGGCTCCTGATTCCCGACCGACCCTATGGCCGCCACGCTCGACACCATCGTTTCCCTCGCCAAGCGGCGGGGCTTCATCTTCCCGTCTTCCGAGATCTATGGCGGCCTAGGTGCCGTCTACGACTACGGCCCGCTGGGCGTGGAACTGAAGCGGAACGTGCGCGAGCGCTGGTGGCGCGCGATGGTCCACGAGCACGAGGACGTGGTGGGGCTGGACTCCGCCATTCTCATGCACCCCACGGTCTGGAAAGCGAGCGGCCACGTCGACGCCTTCAACGACCCGATGATCGACGACAAGCAGTCGAACAAGCGCTACCGCGCCGATCAACTCATCGAGGGCCACATCGCGAAGCTGGAGAAGAAAAAGAAGACGCAAGAGGCCGAGCGCGTCCACGCGGCTCTCGTCGAGGCGCTCAACGCCGACGATCCCTCCAGCGCGCTCCACGCGCTCATCCTGGCCGAGGAGATCCGCGCGCCCGAGTCCGGCGCGTTCGACTGGACCGAGGTGCGCCAGTTCAACCTCATGTTCGAGACCAAGGTCGGCGCCGTCGGCGGCGATACGATCTACCTCCGTCCGGAGACGGCGCAGGGCATCTTCGTCCACTTCGGCAACGTGCAGCAGACCTCGCGCCAGCAGGTCCCGTTCGGCATCGCGCAGATCGGCAAGGCGTTCCGCAACGAGGTCGTCGCGCGGCAGTTCATCTTCCGCATGCGCGAGTTCGAGCAGATGGAGATGCAGTACTTCGTCGCGCCCGGCAGCCAGATGGAGCACTACGCTGAGTGGGCCGAGAAGCGCATGAACTGGCACATGAGCAACGGCATCCGCCCGAGCCGCTTGCGCTGGCACGACCACGAAAAGCTGGCCCACTACGCCGACGCGGCGAAGGACGTGCAGTACGAGTACCCCTTCGGCTGGCAGGAGATCGAGGGCATCCACTCCCGGACCGACTTCGACCTCTCGCGCCACCAGGAGTTCAGCGGCAAGAAGCTGGAGTACTTCGATCCGCAGACGAAGGAGCGCTACATCCCGTACGTCGTCGAGACGTCGGTCGGGCTCGACCGCACCATCCTGATGCTGCTCTGCGACGCCTTCCACGAGGAGGAAGTCCCGACCGCGAAGGAGGGCAAAACTGAGAGCCGTTCGGTTCTGCGCTTCCACCCGAGCATCGCGCCGTACCAGGTCGCCGTCTTCCCTCTCGTCAAGAAGGACGGCATGGACGACAAGGCCAAGGCCATCGCTGCCGACCTCCGCGGCGGGCTCAACGTGTTCTACGACGAGAAGGGCGCCGTTGGCCGCCGCTACCGCCGCCAGGACGAGATCGGGACGCCGTTCGCCGTCACCGTCGATGGCGACACGATGGAGGACGGAACGGTCACCATCCGCTCCCGTGACACGATGGAGCAGGACCGCATCCCCGCCGAGAACATCGCTGCTTATGTCAAGGACGCCACTGCCGCCTGGACCGCGCCGACCGACTGAGCCTCTGGCGACTTCCGGGCCGCCAGAGGCGCGGCCTGGAACGGCCTCTGGCGCGGTCAAGCTGCTGCTTTTCGTTGCGGCGTTTCTCGCGCCGCTGGCGGGCATCTGGATCTACGCCCACTACCTCGACCCTGGCGCTGCGGCTCCGTACGACACGGGCAGCGCCGGGCCGTTCGATCCCGACGCGTGGCGACGGGGCGAGCGCGTGGCGCGGTATCACATGGCTTCGGACCTGCTCGACCGGTACGACTTCAGCGGCTGGACGCGGGAGCAGGTGGAAGACCTTCTCGGTCCCGCGGCGCCTCTGGCGGGCGGCTTCCGCATCGACGCCGGTGAAGACTGGGGCGTGGACTACCAGGCGGACCGCTCGTTCGGCCTCGCCTTCGAGACCGACGCCAGAGGCCTCGTGGAAACCGTACGGTTCGAGTGCGAGGGGGACTGCTGAGCTTCTGGCGCCAGAGGCGCTCTCGGGCCGAGAGCCTTAGCGCCCCTTGGCGGCCGCCCAGCGGAACCGTTTGCCGTACGACCCCGGACGCTTCACGGCGCTCTCGGGCCCCGGCTCATCGAAGCCGTGGAGAACGGCGCGAATGCGCGCGATGACCATCGCTTCGCGAAGTTCCAGGTGCCCGTCCGCCTGCGCGATCCGTCCCAGGTTTGAAAGCAGCCGCAACGTCCCCTCGGGCCCGATTACCCGTGCCACATCGCGGGCGACGGCTTCAAGGTGAATGCCGCGCCGTGCCGCCACGTACGCCGTGTCGACGATAGCTTCGATGGAGCCTGTGTCGAGGTCTGGGGACCACCCGCGCGCGAGTTCGATCGCGCGCTGGCGTTCGTGGGCCTCTGGCGGGTGATCCGACGCTCCAGCGACGGCCAGAAGGAGGTGAACGACCTTCGTGAGGTCGTACGGGGAGAGGGAAGCGGAATGCACGGCGTTCAGGGACTGAGGAAACGCCCAGGGAAGGGGGGGCTTTACACAGATACAAACCTTCGGTTTCTCGCAGATCGTATGCGCAGGCACGATCAGGGTCTCCTCCATGCCGAAAGGCGTGCGCAGGCGCCAAAGGGCAAATATGCGCATGTTTGCCACTACACATGCCGCCCAGAGGCTAAGCTACTCAGCGCCTCCCCCGCCAATCCCCGGCACAGCAGGCGCCCTGGAGAGGGTCAGAAGGCCTCTGGCGGCCAAAGCCTATTCCTCCGGGCGGTATTCCTCCGGGACGCGGTCGGCCAGCCTCTCGTAGGCCATGTAGCCGCTCGTGCTGATCGCAAAGGGGTCCTCTGGCGTCCCCTGAGGGTCCAGCCGCACGGATGACTCGTTGAGGTGGAGCGTGGAACGCTGGACGGGATCGGGCACGCGGCGCCTCTCGCGGAACCATTCAGACGTGAGGTACGCCTCGTCTTCTGGCTCCCCACCGTAGGCGACATCGACGCGCCCGCGGAAGCGGAGCGTGCCCCACCCGTAGCTGGCTTCTTGGAGAAGGTCATCGCTCGACGTTCGGAACGTGGCGCCCTCGGCGCGCCGGTCCAACCCATCGCCGTCGAAAACGTGGAGGAGCGTAAATCCCTCATCCTCGGCGGTGCCCTCCAGTAGCGCGCGGAACAGGTGAGCCTGAGAGCCGAGGTACGCCCGCTTGCGCGCCGCCGCCCACCGCCGCGCTTCGGCGGAGTCCCCTGGCGCCAGAGGCTCGAAGACCTCGTCGCCATGGTAACGCACCCGGCCGGAGCTGGCCTCAAACTCGTGGAGGTCGTACCGAAGGCGGTAGCCCAGCGCGCGGTTCTCGATGAGGAGCGGCGCAGCGGCGGTCGCGGTAAGCGTGCCCCAGGAGGAGCGGAAGCTCAGCACCTCCGGGTTGAGGATGCGCGTGGAGTCCGCGTTGGCGGACTCGCCGAGAAGGACGCGTGCGAACTGCGCCAGGCGCCGCTCCCACCGCCGGTCCCGCTCAGCCTCGACCCGCGCGGTGCCCATCTCCACCGCTGACGGCTCTAGCTCCAGCGTCACGTAGATGCGCGCCCCTCCGGCGAGGCGAATCTCACGGACGGCCGCTTGGTATCCCAGCATGGACGCTACAATCCGGTACGCCCCCGGCGGCACATCCTCGATCGAGTACTTCCCGTCTGCGTCCGAAGCCGCGCCTCTCGCGGTGCCGGACAGGTACACGTTGGCACCGGGAAGCGGGAAGCCGCTGGCGTCGCGCACGATCCCGTTGACGGTCGCGGGCTGGGCCAGGGCGCCAGAGGCGAGGAGGAGCAGGACGATGACGAGAGCGCGCATAGCTCTAGTCTCGGGCGCCGAGCCTCTGGCGTCAAGGGCGTTCTACAAGGACGCTTGC carries:
- a CDS encoding UbiA family prenyltransferase translates to MTEPLASRHPPEARAGRVRAARKAMRLHQWSKNVLVALPALLAHNLSPEVAGEVAIAFLALGLVASGTYVVNDLLDQEQDARHPTKRHRPFASGALTPGFGWAFGPALVGLGFALAWALLPLAFVGALGVYLATTLAYSFKLKSVVIVDVCVLAALYALRVLAGGAATGIPVSEWLLAFSLFFFLGLALLKRYAELRILEIEVDARDNGRGYTIEDAAMLRAIGPAAGFMAVLVFALYVTSPDVAVLYARPGLLWLAAPLLAYWTMRMWMLAHRGDLPDEPVAYALRDRASYAVAALTAGVLLLASIPV
- a CDS encoding carboxypeptidase-like regulatory domain-containing protein, whose translation is MRALVIVLLLLASGALAQPATVNGIVRDASGFPLPGANVYLSGTARGAASDADGKYSIEDVPPGAYRIVASMLGYQAAVREIRLAGGARIYVTLELEPSAVEMGTARVEAERDRRWERRLAQFARVLLGESANADSTRILNPEVLSFRSSWGTLTATAAAPLLIENRALGYRLRYDLHEFEASSGRVRYHGDEVFEPLAPGDSAEARRWAAARKRAYLGSQAHLFRALLEGTAEDEGFTLLHVFDGDGLDRRAEGATFRTSSDDLLQEASYGWGTLRFRGRVDVAYGGEPEDEAYLTSEWFRERRRVPDPVQRSTLHLNESSVRLDPQGTPEDPFAISTSGYMAYERLADRVPEEYRPEE
- a CDS encoding TerB family tellurite resistance protein, which gives rise to MHSASLSPYDLTKVVHLLLAVAGASDHPPEAHERQRAIELARGWSPDLDTGSIEAIVDTAYVAARRGIHLEAVARDVARVIGPEGTLRLLSNLGRIAQADGHLELREAMVIARIRAVLHGFDEPGPESAVKRPGSYGKRFRWAAAKGR
- a CDS encoding glycine--tRNA ligase, with the protein product MAATLDTIVSLAKRRGFIFPSSEIYGGLGAVYDYGPLGVELKRNVRERWWRAMVHEHEDVVGLDSAILMHPTVWKASGHVDAFNDPMIDDKQSNKRYRADQLIEGHIAKLEKKKKTQEAERVHAALVEALNADDPSSALHALILAEEIRAPESGAFDWTEVRQFNLMFETKVGAVGGDTIYLRPETAQGIFVHFGNVQQTSRQQVPFGIAQIGKAFRNEVVARQFIFRMREFEQMEMQYFVAPGSQMEHYAEWAEKRMNWHMSNGIRPSRLRWHDHEKLAHYADAAKDVQYEYPFGWQEIEGIHSRTDFDLSRHQEFSGKKLEYFDPQTKERYIPYVVETSVGLDRTILMLLCDAFHEEEVPTAKEGKTESRSVLRFHPSIAPYQVAVFPLVKKDGMDDKAKAIAADLRGGLNVFYDEKGAVGRRYRRQDEIGTPFAVTVDGDTMEDGTVTIRSRDTMEQDRIPAENIAAYVKDATAAWTAPTD